The DNA region AAGGCGGCGGTGATCACCGTCGTGCTGCACTATACCACGACCGGGCCTCTGGCCTGAGGCTCTGGTCCTGCGGATTTCAGCAGGTGCCGTAATAGCCCCGTGAATAGCGGCAATATTCGGTCGCAACACCCGCCCGGATCATCACGGCGGCGATGTCACGGCCATCGGGCAGGAAGCATTGGGCGACGATGCGGTCGTAGCGGTCGATGTCGCGCTGGCTGCAGTGCAGGCTTCTGCCCAAAACCAACTGCCGCATCGCCGCAGTAGCATCAGATCCACCCTGCCGGTTCCATTCCTGCGCGTCCAGACCCCAGACCCGGATCCGGCGGCTCTCGCCCTGAAGCGCAAAGGTATCGCCGTCGATCACCCTGCTGACGTTACCAGAAAACGCTGTTGAGCCCTGCGGGACATCGGCCTGTTGCGGCGGTGGCGGCGCACAACCGGACAGGATGACGGCAAGGACAGCAGTCCGAAGAAACGAGAATGACTTCATGCGCCGGGAATGCCCTCGGGCAGAGCCCGATATCAAGCTTCATCCCGGCAATCCGTCGAATGAAAGGAATCCCCCATGGCACGCGCCCAAGGTGCGCGGTCGCAACTCGCGGTCGCGTTCGAGACTGTCTACGGCACCGCGCCGGCCAGCGGTTACACCCGCCTGCCCTTCGCGTCCTCGACGCTGAGCGCTGAGCAGCCGCTGCTCTCGTCGGAACTGCTGGGCTATGGCCGCGATCCGCTGGCGCCGGTCAAGGATGCGATCACCGCGGATGGCGATCTGACCATCCCCATCGATGCCGAGGCGTTCGGCTTCTGGCTCAAGGCCGCGTTCGGGGCGCCGGTCACGACCGGAACTGCGCCGGGGCCCTACACGCATGAATTCCGCTCGGGCGGCTGGACGCTGCCCAGCATGGCGGTTGAGGTCGCCATGCCGGAAATCCCGCGCTTTGCCATGTATTCGGGCGTCATGGTCAACCAGCTCAGTTGGACCATGCAGCGTTCCGGCCTGTTGACCGCCAGCGCCCAGCTTGTGGCGCAGGGCGAGACCGTCGTCAGCACCTCGCAGGCCGGCACGCTGGCTGATCTGGACCTGATCCGCTTCGGGCATTTCAACGGCGCCATCACGCGCAATGGCACAGCACTGGGCAATGTGATCTCGGCCCAGATCACCTATGCCAACAATCTCGACCGGATCGAGACCATTCGTGCCGACGGCATGATCGACGGTGCGGACCCGTCCATCGCCGCGCTGACCGGCCAGATCGAGCTGCGCTTTGCCGATATGGTGCTGATGAACCAGGCCATCGCCGGCGGGCCGTGCGAATTGGAATTCGCATACACCCTGACCAGCGGCGAAAGCCTGACCTTCACCGCACATGCCGTCTATCTGCCGCGCCCCCGCGTCGAGATCAGCGGGCCGCAAGGCATTCAGGCCAGCTTCGACTGGCAGGCGGCGAAGGCCGCCAGCCCGGCGCGCATGGCAACCATCACCCTTGTCAACAACACCGAGGAATATTGAACCATGATCCGACTTAACATGACCACCGAGCCGCGCTGGATCGATCTGCTGCCGGGGCTGATGATCCGGGTCGCCCCGATCACCACATCCATCATGGCCGCCGCGCGCTCCGATGTCTCCCTCGATACCCTCGACGCGGATGCGCCGAAGGAAGTGCTGGCCGTGGCCATGGCGCAGGCCGTCGCCAGAATGGTGATTACCGAATGGTCGGGCGTCGGCGACGCCGAGGGCATCGACCTTCCGGTGACGCCCGAAGGCATCGACGCGCTCTTGAACATCTGGCCGGTGTTCGAGGCATTCCAGGAAAAGGTTCTGGGCCCCTATCTGGTGCTGGATGCGGAAAAAAACGGCTCCGCGCCCTCGCCGAATGGCATTTCGGCGGGGGCGAGCGATATTGCGCAGCCTGCCCCGGACACTGCCCCGACTGCCCTGCCCGGCTGAACAGTCCCGAAACGCAAGAGGGCTGGCAGGTCTGGGATCTGGCCGGGCGGCTGAGCGGGCAGGTCCGGGCGATCCCCGGCGCGGTTCTCGGCTGGGACATGGGCGCGGCGCTGGAAATGGGCCGCGCCCTTGGCATTGCACCGCTCGCGGTCGTGGAACTGCTGCCGGTGATCGAGGCGGAAATGATCCGCAGGACAAACCAGAAGATCGAGGAAGGCAGAGGCGATGGCCGAGAAGAAAGTTTCCGTTCGTCTCGTCGCTGAGAACGGACGCCAGGTCCGCGCGGAACTGGAAGGCGTCGGCCATGCGGGTGCAGAGAGCTTCAAGCGCATGTCGGCCGAGGTGGATCACGCAGGCATCATGCTGCGGCGTTTGGCAGGCATTGCCGCCGGCGCGCTCAGCATTCGGCAGGTGGCGCAATATGCCGATACATGGACGGATCTGCGCTCGCGCGTCGATCTGGCGACCGGGTCGCAGGAGAAGGGCGCCGCCGTCATGGACCGGCTCGCGCAGATGGCGCGGCGCACCTATTCGGGAATCGAGCAGACGACCGAAAGCTGGCTCTCGAACGCCACCGCCCTGCGCGAACTCGGACTTTCCACCGCCGAGAGCCTCGATTTCACCGAGGCGCTGAACAACGCCATGGTGGTCTCGGGCGCAAAGGCCGAGCGCGCGGCCTCGGTCCAGAACGCGCTCTCGAAGGCGATGGCGCTGGGCAGCCTGTCTGGCGATAACCTGAACACGGTGATCCAGACCGGCGGCCGGGTGGCCGAACTGCTGGCTGCGGAACTCGGCACCACAGTTTCCGGCCTGCGGGTGATGGGAACGCAGGGCGCGATCACCGGCGAGGTGATCCGCACCGCGCTGGTCGGCAATCTGGAGCTGCTGCGCGAGGAAGCGGACTCCATGCCGGCCACCATCGGCGACGCGTTCACGCTGATCGGCAATGCGGCGCTGCAACTGGTTGGCAGCTGGGATCAGCTTCTGGGTGCCTCCTCCACCGTCGCCTCTGTGCTGATCCTTGTCGCGGACAATATCGAACGCCTCGCCTCGCTCGCGATTGCCTTCGCCGGCTTCATGGCCGGGCGCTGGGTGGCGGCTTTTGTCGCCGCCCGTGTCGCGACCTTCTCGCTGTCCACGGCGCTGACCGTGCTGCGGGGGGCGCTGATCCGCACCGGCATCGGCGCGCTGATCGTCGCGGCGGGCGAGCTGATCTACCAGTTTTCCTCGCTGGTCAAATCAGTCGGCGGCATCGGCACGGCGTTCAAGCTGCTAGGCGATGTCGCAAAGGAGGTCGGCCAGCGCATCGTCCTGGCCTTCCAGGCATCGTTCGCGCTGCTCAATGCGGCCTGGGATGGCTATCGCGCCTATGTGTTCACGGTGCTCGACCTGATCGTGACCGGGGGCGTCACCGCCGTGGACCGATATGTTGCGGTCTGGCACGGCGGGTTTGAGGCGATCAAGGCGATCTGGGCATTGCTGCCGGATGCCATTGGCGATCTGGCGTTCAAGGCGGCGAACGGGTTAATCGCCGGGGTCGAGGCGATGCTGAACGGCGTCGTCACCCGCATCAATAGTTTCATCTCCGGCATCAACGCCGCCCTCGCCATGCTGCCCGAATGGGCTGTCGGCGAAGGCGGAGCGCAGATCGGAACCTTGGACCCGTTCAACATCGGCCGCAT from Paracoccus aminovorans includes:
- a CDS encoding tape measure protein — protein: MAEKKVSVRLVAENGRQVRAELEGVGHAGAESFKRMSAEVDHAGIMLRRLAGIAAGALSIRQVAQYADTWTDLRSRVDLATGSQEKGAAVMDRLAQMARRTYSGIEQTTESWLSNATALRELGLSTAESLDFTEALNNAMVVSGAKAERAASVQNALSKAMALGSLSGDNLNTVIQTGGRVAELLAAELGTTVSGLRVMGTQGAITGEVIRTALVGNLELLREEADSMPATIGDAFTLIGNAALQLVGSWDQLLGASSTVASVLILVADNIERLASLAIAFAGFMAGRWVAAFVAARVATFSLSTALTVLRGALIRTGIGALIVAAGELIYQFSSLVKSVGGIGTAFKLLGDVAKEVGQRIVLAFQASFALLNAAWDGYRAYVFTVLDLIVTGGVTAVDRYVAVWHGGFEAIKAIWALLPDAIGDLAFKAANGLIAGVEAMLNGVVTRINSFISGINAALAMLPEWAVGEGGAQIGTLDPFNIGRIDNPFEGSASDAGSAAAGAFADAWDRSYIKPPDLFGDLADQAAAAASAHLDAAQALGAAAVAPLESWQALKDAVTASGEDGANALDDAAGAAERVAGAMDRAGGAAGRAGAAGKKAGEDTTNGAEQAKQGWDAVVASLSDYAEKARSIGGDIGNALVGAFQSAENAVGDFVKAGKLNFRDLVTSMLADMAKLGARRFLLGPLAGILSGVMPGLNVPILHAGGMVGGAAPSRMVSAMAFANAPRMHSGGWAGLRSDEVPAILQKGERVLSRREVASGAGGVTININARDAESFRQSRAQISADIARAVAMGRRGM
- a CDS encoding thermonuclease family protein; amino-acid sequence: MKSFSFLRTAVLAVILSGCAPPPPQQADVPQGSTAFSGNVSRVIDGDTFALQGESRRIRVWGLDAQEWNRQGGSDATAAMRQLVLGRSLHCSQRDIDRYDRIVAQCFLPDGRDIAAVMIRAGVATEYCRYSRGYYGTC
- a CDS encoding DUF7697 family protein, which produces MPGAVLGWDMGAALEMGRALGIAPLAVVELLPVIEAEMIRRTNQKIEEGRGDGREESFRSSRR
- a CDS encoding phage tail tube protein, which codes for MARAQGARSQLAVAFETVYGTAPASGYTRLPFASSTLSAEQPLLSSELLGYGRDPLAPVKDAITADGDLTIPIDAEAFGFWLKAAFGAPVTTGTAPGPYTHEFRSGGWTLPSMAVEVAMPEIPRFAMYSGVMVNQLSWTMQRSGLLTASAQLVAQGETVVSTSQAGTLADLDLIRFGHFNGAITRNGTALGNVISAQITYANNLDRIETIRADGMIDGADPSIAALTGQIELRFADMVLMNQAIAGGPCELEFAYTLTSGESLTFTAHAVYLPRPRVEISGPQGIQASFDWQAAKAASPARMATITLVNNTEEY